TTTAGAGCACGAGTATCATTGTATTTTCCGGTGATAACATTATAAAATCCAATAATATGACGATTTTCTGTCCAGTTAGCTCCAACCGGGACGATTTCATATTTAACTTTATCATTAAACCCACTAACTTCTATAATTCCTTTTTCAATCAAGTCTGGAAGTAAATCTCTTACTTGATCATTAGGATAGGTACCTACACTATTCATGATAGTAGATAAATATTTGTTAGCTTCTTTTTTAGTGAGGTATTTTTCAGCCAATTCCTCATTAATAACTAAAGGAGTATCATTTTCATCTCTAAGATATTGAGCAAAAAGCTGCGCTACCTTCGTTTTCCCAGTTCCAGAATTACCAGTTAAAATAACGAATGGTTTCACTTTCAATGAAAGAAGAAAATTCTCGACTAGTTTATAATCGAAAAAGTACCCCTGTTCTGCTAAATCTTCAAAAAATGTTGTTTTCACAGCCGTACCCCCATTCTTATCAGGTTCTAAAAGTAAATACATTCCAAATAATTCTTTAAAGTCTGAAATTATTTCTTGGTTAGATGGTAAGTTGTTTTTATTGTATTCTTTTCCAAAAATAGTTCTATTTCCAAAATCTTCATCAAAAACATCTAAGTTTCTAATTAAACCCGATTTTTTTATTTGATGTCTCACATCTTCTACATGGCTTTGAATGTATTGTTCAAGGTCTTCATCTGAATATTCACCTAATTTATTAATTAACAATTTTTGGGCGTAAGTTTCTCCCTGTTGTAATGAAATGCGAACACTTTCTAAATCTTCATTAAACCAGAAACCGAGGAAATGCTGATCCCACGGACCATTAATATCTTTATTATCCTTGTTTTCAACGTAAATGTAAGGTTTTCTGTACCAGTTGCCATGATATTGATAATAAGCAACAGATTTATACTCATTTTCTGGATTAATTAAATTAATTATGTCATCCAGAGATCGAGAAATGTCAAAAAAAGCTTTACCCACATCATGACCTTGAACTGGCTGGTTTCTAGACTTGGCCACAGGTAAATTATTAAATATAAACTCAAGAGGTGTTCTAATATCCACAGATGGTTGGCCTTTAATATCTATCAAATTCTCAATTTCATCAAAAACTACGGAATATTCAGCATTTTTTTTCAGATATGCGTTTTTGATGCGATTCCATCGGTCTTCGTTTAGTGCAGCTAATGTTTGTCTATAAAATAATTGCTGAGTAAAATTAACATCTTCTGTTATTAGCCATTCAATTTCTCTTAAATGCCAGAAATATTCGAATATACCTGGATTTTCAGGATCTAGGGGACTTATATAATCACTTTTCACGATCCCTATTCCTTTTGATTTTCGAAACCCGGCATTAGCCACTATAATATCGCCTTTTTTTAAGTTGTGAGTGAAATCCCATACCATCCGCGCTGCCGAGCTTGGGTCTGTTTCTGAATTTGAATAAAAGTTGGTCAATGCATTTTTCAATTCATTAATATTGGCAAAGTCTAGGTAACTTTGAGAATCATGAAGCCATCCTATACCAATAAATCCATTATCTCTAAAAAGTGGCCATAATTTGTCTTGTTCTCCTGTTGAAACACTTCCTGGAGTTATTTGCCAAACTTTGGGTAGTTTATGGATGAGCTCATTATACAAATTTAACATTTGATTTAAATCTGCAATTAATAG
This DNA window, taken from Methanobacterium subterraneum, encodes the following:
- a CDS encoding MrcB family domain-containing protein, whose translation is MLKEFMEKIFSDYQSARKENYVDNPLVKLIKKEFPDNLSNNIKVIDNYKCIGYPGSGNWAESPYVDIFNPDISKGLESGYYVLYIFSENTEKVYLTLNQSIGNLNNLKSEELGTQLLNRALKIQSKLSIPENFETDELSDLGPDHRYKRLEKGNICSKTYYSNNLPTEDLLIADLNQMLNLYNELIHKLPKVWQITPGSVSTGEQDKLWPLFRDNGFIGIGWLHDSQSYLDFANINELKNALTNFYSNSETDPSSAARMVWDFTHNLKKGDIIVANAGFRKSKGIGIVKSDYISPLDPENPGIFEYFWHLREIEWLITEDVNFTQQLFYRQTLAALNEDRWNRIKNAYLKKNAEYSVVFDEIENLIDIKGQPSVDIRTPLEFIFNNLPVAKSRNQPVQGHDVGKAFFDISRSLDDIINLINPENEYKSVAYYQYHGNWYRKPYIYVENKDNKDINGPWDQHFLGFWFNEDLESVRISLQQGETYAQKLLINKLGEYSDEDLEQYIQSHVEDVRHQIKKSGLIRNLDVFDEDFGNRTIFGKEYNKNNLPSNQEIISDFKELFGMYLLLEPDKNGGTAVKTTFFEDLAEQGYFFDYKLVENFLLSLKVKPFVILTGNSGTGKTKVAQLFAQYLRDENDTPLVINEELAEKYLTKKEANKYLSTIMNSVGTYPNDQVRDLLPDLIEKGIIEVSGFNDKVKYEIVPVGANWTENRHIIGFYNVITGKYNDTRALNLILSAKKDGDEPYFLILDEMNLSHVERYFSDFLSAMESDEDIELHSNENLTTPPTKIKLPSNLFVIGTVNVDETTYMFSPKVLDRANTLEFLTQPAADYMSNSPKYNVKGDMDYLLNPLSDVKLRDQNINNLKNIINHVRTQNDLLIWDLLASRINEFQEVLKEADFDFGFRTINEIIRFMVVSWKYEGQPDVWENWERYFDTQILQKMLPKLHGSQRELDSVLKNLRELCNESDEIIFPCSAQKLDKMLKRLSEKRYVAFTG